From Pseudomonas sp. FP2335, the proteins below share one genomic window:
- a CDS encoding TonB-dependent siderophore receptor — translation MPVASRLTFAIRTALLLAAASSNAWAATAEPSDDSAQSLTLDATNVNAVYNGPSALPEVLAGGQVARGARLGMLGNKDVMDAPFSVTSYTAKTLADLQTVTVADALERDPSVRSTGQNGGIVDSFFIRGFAIGEGNLGELAYDGVYGVAPNYRAFTEYAERIEVLKGPGALVYGISPNSGVGGVINIVPKRPLDEDLTRFTGSYASDSQVGGHLDLSRRFGAENQFGVRFNGSLQGGDTAVDNQHRDVGIGAIALDYRGERLRLNLDYLSQKESWEGASRPFTIQPGVQVPSAPNGRTSLPQKWGWSDTKEQSLLFGGEYDLNDNLTVFAHAGGGRSDVKRLSDQVPRILNDAGDTKNTPGYYKFNVDRSTADIGLRSLFATGPVTHTTTLMASRYRDELSRGIINGKDIYSNIYHPVDTPQQYINTPKVLRISETELSGVALTDTLGLFEDRLQLTLGMRHQAIESRNYNSTGGVSARYDASANTPLLGVVVKPWDDVSLYYNYVEGLSKGDAAPGTASNAGETFAPYESKQHELGVKYEHGRFMTSVALFQIEKPSGEVGAGNVFSVQAEQRNRGVELSLYGEVAPGTRLMGGVTFLDGELTQSATAANRGNKPVGVPDIQANLWAEWDTPGLEGFTLTGGAIYTDRQYVDQANTQQLDAWTRIDMGARYATKIEGRPTTFRATVQNVFDREYWSGVASYGAFSPGYPRTLQLSASVDF, via the coding sequence ATGCCCGTTGCCAGCCGGTTAACATTCGCCATTCGTACCGCCCTGTTGTTGGCCGCCGCCAGCAGCAACGCCTGGGCCGCCACCGCCGAGCCGAGCGACGACAGCGCGCAGAGCCTGACCCTTGACGCGACGAACGTCAACGCCGTGTACAACGGCCCCAGCGCCTTGCCCGAGGTGCTCGCCGGCGGCCAGGTGGCGCGGGGCGCGCGCCTGGGCATGCTGGGCAACAAGGACGTGATGGACGCCCCGTTCAGCGTCACCAGCTACACCGCCAAGACCCTTGCCGACCTGCAAACCGTGACCGTCGCCGACGCACTGGAGCGCGACCCTTCGGTGCGTTCCACCGGGCAGAACGGCGGCATCGTCGACTCGTTTTTCATCCGTGGTTTCGCGATTGGCGAGGGCAACCTCGGCGAGCTGGCCTATGACGGCGTCTACGGCGTAGCGCCCAACTACCGCGCATTTACCGAGTACGCCGAGCGCATCGAAGTGCTCAAGGGGCCGGGGGCGCTGGTGTACGGCATCTCGCCCAACAGCGGCGTCGGCGGGGTGATCAATATCGTGCCCAAACGTCCGCTGGACGAGGACCTGACGCGCTTTACCGGCAGCTATGCGTCGGACAGCCAGGTTGGCGGCCACCTCGACCTGAGCCGCCGTTTCGGCGCTGAAAACCAGTTTGGCGTGCGCTTCAACGGCAGCCTGCAAGGCGGCGACACGGCCGTGGACAACCAGCATCGCGACGTGGGCATCGGCGCGATTGCCTTGGATTATCGCGGCGAGCGCCTGCGCCTGAACCTCGACTACCTGAGCCAGAAGGAAAGCTGGGAGGGCGCCTCGCGTCCGTTCACCATTCAACCGGGCGTGCAGGTGCCGTCCGCGCCGAATGGCCGCACCAGCCTGCCGCAGAAGTGGGGCTGGTCGGACACCAAGGAGCAATCGTTGCTGTTCGGCGGCGAATATGACCTGAACGACAACCTGACGGTGTTCGCCCACGCCGGTGGCGGGCGTTCGGATGTGAAGCGCCTGTCCGACCAGGTGCCGCGCATCCTCAATGACGCCGGTGACACCAAAAACACGCCGGGCTATTACAAATTCAACGTCGACCGTTCGACGGCCGACATCGGCCTGCGCAGCCTCTTTGCCACCGGCCCGGTGACGCATACCACCACACTGATGGCGAGCCGTTATAGGGATGAGCTGTCGCGGGGCATCATCAACGGCAAGGACATTTACTCCAACATCTATCACCCGGTGGACACGCCCCAGCAGTACATCAACACGCCGAAGGTGCTGCGCATTTCCGAAACCGAGCTGTCCGGCGTGGCGTTGACCGACACCCTGGGCCTGTTCGAAGACCGCCTCCAACTGACCCTGGGCATGCGTCACCAAGCCATCGAATCGCGCAACTACAACAGCACCGGCGGGGTCAGTGCGCGGTATGACGCCAGCGCCAATACGCCGCTGCTGGGCGTGGTGGTCAAGCCCTGGGATGACGTGTCGCTCTACTACAACTACGTCGAAGGCCTGAGCAAAGGCGATGCCGCACCCGGTACGGCGAGCAATGCCGGCGAGACCTTTGCGCCCTACGAGTCCAAGCAACACGAACTGGGCGTGAAGTATGAACACGGCCGCTTCATGACCAGCGTGGCGTTGTTCCAGATTGAAAAGCCCAGCGGCGAAGTCGGTGCCGGCAATGTGTTTTCGGTACAGGCCGAGCAGCGCAACCGTGGTGTCGAGCTGAGCCTGTATGGCGAAGTGGCGCCCGGCACGCGCCTGATGGGCGGTGTGACCTTTCTCGATGGCGAGCTGACCCAATCCGCCACCGCCGCCAACCGTGGCAACAAACCCGTGGGCGTGCCGGACATCCAGGCCAACCTCTGGGCCGAGTGGGACACGCCGGGGCTGGAAGGTTTCACCCTTACCGGCGGCGCGATCTATACCGACCGCCAGTACGTCGACCAGGCCAATACCCAGCAGTTGGATGCGTGGACGCGCATCGACATGGGCGCGCGCTACGCGACCAAGATCGAAGGGCGGCCTACCACCTTCCGCGCCACGGTGCAGAACGTGTTTGATCGTGAATACTGGTCGGGGGTGGCGTCGTACGGCGCTTTCTCGCCGGGTTATCCGCGCACGTTGCAGCTGTCGGCCAGCGTGGATTTTTGA